The Sesamum indicum cultivar Zhongzhi No. 13 linkage group LG6, S_indicum_v1.0, whole genome shotgun sequence genome has a segment encoding these proteins:
- the LOC105164934 gene encoding probable E3 ubiquitin-protein ligase RHG1A isoform X1 has product MNRFSDKRGGSGLVTPRRGYTVGLKDKASEGDQNAKFCNRIGCSGRIKYTQNTKIGSSDIAKSSKPSIRPSNVNERTRKFSSSAVMTSARKSYLDSKRKLPSQLNSDSSGSSPLSVSEASELMSSPSSRNGYRSQSMKNSGNVTVREAGSSSLSSKVRPRKVFHHKSGSGNQNTPPASYVPSASKSSALGPFNRNIGGRNGLRNMKSNLTSSDVLPTNCSPPKPVSSGKNMMKKRSSDAESGASRTGRKIAAASPVERHLLSSSSGISISDSRRNSSSSGSRAEMTGDASVWTQRLRNVNTRMRPSCQQNGRNSSSVRESSISISQIPDNGTPFNVGSQNSLPEFSESDSSSGLSSDSLSSSDDDTPSASTELGFGRNREVLHRQNMDNIAEILLALERIERDEEMTHEQRLVLESSFFYSGRSLYDQHRDLRLDIDGMSYEELLALEERMGTVSTPLSEEALSKSLRRSIYQTPLPKVKITESGEDEDDVKCSICQEEYAMGDEFGELVNCHHGYHATCIQQWLQLKNWCPICKASAAPSQS; this is encoded by the exons ATGAATCGATTCTCTGATAAAAGAGGTGGCAGTGGGCTTGTGACACCCAGAAGAGGATATACTGTTGGTCTTAAAGATAAAGCCTCAGAAGGGGATCAGAATGCTAAGTTTTGTAACCGAATTGGATGCAGCGGGAGAATCAAGTACACTCAGAATACGAAAATTGGGAGCTCTGATATAGCCAAATCTTCTAAGCCTTCTATTCGCCCTTCAAATGTGAATGAAAGAACTAGGAAGTTCTCTAGTAGTGCCGTGATGACCAGTGCAAGAAAGTCATATCTTGATTCGAAGAGGAAATTGCCTTCTCAATTGAACAGCGACTCATCAGGAAGTAGTCCATTAAGTGTGTCCGAAGCTTCAGAGCTTATGTCTTCACCGAGTAGTCGGAATGGATATCGATCACAATCAATGAAAAACTCTGGAAATGTTACTGTGAGGGAAGCAGGGAGTTCTAGTTTATCATCCAAAGTCAGACCTCGAAAAGTATTTCATCATAAATCTGGGTCCGGCAACCAAAACACTCCCCCAGCTTCCTATGTTCCATCAGCTTCTAAAAGCTCTGCCCTAGGGCCATTTAATCGCAACATCGGAGGCAGGAATGGTCTGAGGAATATGAAATCGAATTTGACATCATCAGATGTTTTACCAACAAATTGTTCACCACCGAAGCCCGTGTCTAGTGGGAAAAACATGATGAAAAAGAGAAGTTCAGACGCAGAAAGTGGTGCGTCCCGTACAGGGAGAAAGATCGCTGCGGCATCACCCGTAGAAAGACATTTATTGTCTTCAAGTAGTGGTATCTCCATCTCGGATTCAAGACGTAATAGTAGTAGTTCTGGTTCTAGAGCGGAGATGACTGGCGATGCTTCTGTTTGGACTCAGAGGTTAAGGAATGTAAACACCCGAATGAGGCCTTCCTGCCAACAGAATGGAAGAAACAGTTCATCTGTTAGAGAATCTTCTATTAGTATCTCGCAAATTCCTGACAATGGAACGCCTTTTAATGTTGGCAGCCAAAATTCATTACCTGAGTTTTCTGAAAGTGATTCTTCAAGTGGCTTAAGCTCTGATAGTCTTTCCAGTAGTGATGATGATACTCCATCTGCCTCCACTGAACTTGGATTTGGAAGGAATCGTGAAGTGTTGCACCGACAGAACATGGATAATATCGCTGAG ATATTATTAGCTCTTGAGAGGATTGAACGAGATGAAGAGATGACACATGAG CAACGGCTTGTATTGGAAAGCAGTTTTTTCTACAGCGGCCGCAGCCTCTATGACCAACATCGAGACTTGAGACTCGATATTGATGGCATGTCATACGAG GAATTATTAGCTTTAGAAGAGAGGATGGGTACAGTGAGCACGCCACTCTCAGAAGAGGCACTCTCGAAGAGCCTTAGGAGAAGCATATATCAAACACCCTTACCAAAAGTAAAGATCACAGAATCGGGCGAGGATGAAGACGACGTCAAATGCAGTATCTGCCAG GAGGAGTATGCAATGGGAGACGAGTTTGGGGAGCTGGTCAACTGTCACCACGGGTACCACGCAACGTGCATACAGCAGTGGTTGCAGCTCAAGAATTGGTGCCCCATCTGCAAGGCTTCAGCAGCCCCATCACAATCTTAG
- the LOC105164934 gene encoding probable E3 ubiquitin-protein ligase RHG1A isoform X2, producing MNRFSDKRGGSGLVTPRRGYTVGLKDKASEGDQNAKFCNRIGCSGRIKYTQNTKIGSSDIAKSSKPSIRPSNVNERTRKFSSSAVMTSARKSYLDSKRKLPSQLNSDSSGSSPLSVSEASELMSSPSSRNGYRSQSMKNSGNVTVREAGSSSLSSKVRPRKVFHHKSGSGNQNTPPASYVPSASKSSALGPFNRNIGGRNGLRNMKSNLTSSDVLPTNCSPPKPVSSGKNMMKKRSSDAESGASRTGRKIAAASPVERHLLSSSSGISISDSRRNSSSSGSRAEMTGDASVWTQRLRNVNTRMRPSCQQNGRNSSSVRESSISISQIPDNGTPFNVGSQNSLPEFSESDSSSGLSSDSLSSSDDDTPSASTELGFGRNREVLHRQNMDNIAEQRLVLESSFFYSGRSLYDQHRDLRLDIDGMSYEELLALEERMGTVSTPLSEEALSKSLRRSIYQTPLPKVKITESGEDEDDVKCSICQEEYAMGDEFGELVNCHHGYHATCIQQWLQLKNWCPICKASAAPSQS from the exons ATGAATCGATTCTCTGATAAAAGAGGTGGCAGTGGGCTTGTGACACCCAGAAGAGGATATACTGTTGGTCTTAAAGATAAAGCCTCAGAAGGGGATCAGAATGCTAAGTTTTGTAACCGAATTGGATGCAGCGGGAGAATCAAGTACACTCAGAATACGAAAATTGGGAGCTCTGATATAGCCAAATCTTCTAAGCCTTCTATTCGCCCTTCAAATGTGAATGAAAGAACTAGGAAGTTCTCTAGTAGTGCCGTGATGACCAGTGCAAGAAAGTCATATCTTGATTCGAAGAGGAAATTGCCTTCTCAATTGAACAGCGACTCATCAGGAAGTAGTCCATTAAGTGTGTCCGAAGCTTCAGAGCTTATGTCTTCACCGAGTAGTCGGAATGGATATCGATCACAATCAATGAAAAACTCTGGAAATGTTACTGTGAGGGAAGCAGGGAGTTCTAGTTTATCATCCAAAGTCAGACCTCGAAAAGTATTTCATCATAAATCTGGGTCCGGCAACCAAAACACTCCCCCAGCTTCCTATGTTCCATCAGCTTCTAAAAGCTCTGCCCTAGGGCCATTTAATCGCAACATCGGAGGCAGGAATGGTCTGAGGAATATGAAATCGAATTTGACATCATCAGATGTTTTACCAACAAATTGTTCACCACCGAAGCCCGTGTCTAGTGGGAAAAACATGATGAAAAAGAGAAGTTCAGACGCAGAAAGTGGTGCGTCCCGTACAGGGAGAAAGATCGCTGCGGCATCACCCGTAGAAAGACATTTATTGTCTTCAAGTAGTGGTATCTCCATCTCGGATTCAAGACGTAATAGTAGTAGTTCTGGTTCTAGAGCGGAGATGACTGGCGATGCTTCTGTTTGGACTCAGAGGTTAAGGAATGTAAACACCCGAATGAGGCCTTCCTGCCAACAGAATGGAAGAAACAGTTCATCTGTTAGAGAATCTTCTATTAGTATCTCGCAAATTCCTGACAATGGAACGCCTTTTAATGTTGGCAGCCAAAATTCATTACCTGAGTTTTCTGAAAGTGATTCTTCAAGTGGCTTAAGCTCTGATAGTCTTTCCAGTAGTGATGATGATACTCCATCTGCCTCCACTGAACTTGGATTTGGAAGGAATCGTGAAGTGTTGCACCGACAGAACATGGATAATATCGCTGAG CAACGGCTTGTATTGGAAAGCAGTTTTTTCTACAGCGGCCGCAGCCTCTATGACCAACATCGAGACTTGAGACTCGATATTGATGGCATGTCATACGAG GAATTATTAGCTTTAGAAGAGAGGATGGGTACAGTGAGCACGCCACTCTCAGAAGAGGCACTCTCGAAGAGCCTTAGGAGAAGCATATATCAAACACCCTTACCAAAAGTAAAGATCACAGAATCGGGCGAGGATGAAGACGACGTCAAATGCAGTATCTGCCAG GAGGAGTATGCAATGGGAGACGAGTTTGGGGAGCTGGTCAACTGTCACCACGGGTACCACGCAACGTGCATACAGCAGTGGTTGCAGCTCAAGAATTGGTGCCCCATCTGCAAGGCTTCAGCAGCCCCATCACAATCTTAG
- the LOC105164934 gene encoding probable E3 ubiquitin-protein ligase RHG1A isoform X3 yields MNRFSDKRGGSGLVTPRRGYTVGLKDKASEGDQNAKFCNRIGCSGRIKYTQNTKIGSSDIAKSSKPSIRPSNVNERTRKFSSSAVMTSARKSYLDSKRKLPSQLNSDSSGSSPLSVSEASELMSSPSSRNGYRSQSMKNSGNVTVREAGSSSLSSKVRPRKVFHHKSGSGNQNTPPASYVPSASKSSALGPFNRNIGGRNGLRNMKSNLTSSDVLPTNCSPPKPVSSGKNMMKKRSSDAESGASRTGRKIAAASPVERHLLSSSSGISISDSRRNSSSSGSRAEMTGDASVWTQRLRNVNTRMRPSCQQNGRNSSSVRESSISISQIPDNGTPFNVGSQNSLPEFSESDSSSGLSSDSLSSSDDDTPSASTELGFGRNREVLHRQNMDNIAEILLALERIERDEEMTHEELLALEERMGTVSTPLSEEALSKSLRRSIYQTPLPKVKITESGEDEDDVKCSICQEEYAMGDEFGELVNCHHGYHATCIQQWLQLKNWCPICKASAAPSQS; encoded by the exons ATGAATCGATTCTCTGATAAAAGAGGTGGCAGTGGGCTTGTGACACCCAGAAGAGGATATACTGTTGGTCTTAAAGATAAAGCCTCAGAAGGGGATCAGAATGCTAAGTTTTGTAACCGAATTGGATGCAGCGGGAGAATCAAGTACACTCAGAATACGAAAATTGGGAGCTCTGATATAGCCAAATCTTCTAAGCCTTCTATTCGCCCTTCAAATGTGAATGAAAGAACTAGGAAGTTCTCTAGTAGTGCCGTGATGACCAGTGCAAGAAAGTCATATCTTGATTCGAAGAGGAAATTGCCTTCTCAATTGAACAGCGACTCATCAGGAAGTAGTCCATTAAGTGTGTCCGAAGCTTCAGAGCTTATGTCTTCACCGAGTAGTCGGAATGGATATCGATCACAATCAATGAAAAACTCTGGAAATGTTACTGTGAGGGAAGCAGGGAGTTCTAGTTTATCATCCAAAGTCAGACCTCGAAAAGTATTTCATCATAAATCTGGGTCCGGCAACCAAAACACTCCCCCAGCTTCCTATGTTCCATCAGCTTCTAAAAGCTCTGCCCTAGGGCCATTTAATCGCAACATCGGAGGCAGGAATGGTCTGAGGAATATGAAATCGAATTTGACATCATCAGATGTTTTACCAACAAATTGTTCACCACCGAAGCCCGTGTCTAGTGGGAAAAACATGATGAAAAAGAGAAGTTCAGACGCAGAAAGTGGTGCGTCCCGTACAGGGAGAAAGATCGCTGCGGCATCACCCGTAGAAAGACATTTATTGTCTTCAAGTAGTGGTATCTCCATCTCGGATTCAAGACGTAATAGTAGTAGTTCTGGTTCTAGAGCGGAGATGACTGGCGATGCTTCTGTTTGGACTCAGAGGTTAAGGAATGTAAACACCCGAATGAGGCCTTCCTGCCAACAGAATGGAAGAAACAGTTCATCTGTTAGAGAATCTTCTATTAGTATCTCGCAAATTCCTGACAATGGAACGCCTTTTAATGTTGGCAGCCAAAATTCATTACCTGAGTTTTCTGAAAGTGATTCTTCAAGTGGCTTAAGCTCTGATAGTCTTTCCAGTAGTGATGATGATACTCCATCTGCCTCCACTGAACTTGGATTTGGAAGGAATCGTGAAGTGTTGCACCGACAGAACATGGATAATATCGCTGAG ATATTATTAGCTCTTGAGAGGATTGAACGAGATGAAGAGATGACACATGAG GAATTATTAGCTTTAGAAGAGAGGATGGGTACAGTGAGCACGCCACTCTCAGAAGAGGCACTCTCGAAGAGCCTTAGGAGAAGCATATATCAAACACCCTTACCAAAAGTAAAGATCACAGAATCGGGCGAGGATGAAGACGACGTCAAATGCAGTATCTGCCAG GAGGAGTATGCAATGGGAGACGAGTTTGGGGAGCTGGTCAACTGTCACCACGGGTACCACGCAACGTGCATACAGCAGTGGTTGCAGCTCAAGAATTGGTGCCCCATCTGCAAGGCTTCAGCAGCCCCATCACAATCTTAG
- the LOC105164935 gene encoding cytoplasmic 60S subunit biogenesis factor REI1 homolog 1: MPGLTCNACNKEFVDEVEQKLHYKSEWHRYNLKRKVAGVPGVTETLFLARQSALAEERRKLDETPMVYSCGLCGKEYRSPKAHAQHLKSKSHLMRASETPTSNGAGSTIIKPLQRRVPKEPLRQPVQEDDESEDSEWEEVDPEEDLVGEASDSFTQLKVNENPSNDDMDEDEDGDDDFEGLDPSCCFMCDLEHDTIESCMVHMHKQHGFFIPDIEYLKDPKGFLTYLSLKVKRDYICLYCNERCHPFSSLEAVRKHMEAKGHCKVHYGDGTEDEEAELEEFYDYSSSYVDADGNQLVAVDDTQKAVELGSGGAELIITRQNNGSTLTKMLGSREFLRYYRQKPRPTPANNAITAALASRYKSMGLATVQSREHVVRMKVIKAMNKSGIEAMRSKIGMKSNVIRNLPKNVPY, translated from the exons ATGCCGGGATTGACGTGCAACGCTTGCAACAAGGAATTCGTGGACGAGGTTGAGCAAAAGCTCCATTATAAATCCGAATGGCACCGTTACAATCTCAAACGCAAG gTGGCAGGGGTTCCTGGAGTGACTGAAACACTCTTCCTGGCTAGGCAGTCTGCACTTgcagaagaaagaagaaagttaGATGAAACTCCCATGGTTTATAGTTGTGGCCTCTGTGGCAAGGAATATAGAAGTCCTAAAGCCCATGCGCAGCACCTAAAATCTAAGAGTCACTTAATGCGAGCTTCTGAAACGCCCACCAGCAATGGTGCGGGGAGCACAATAATTAAGCCTCTTCAACGCCGTGTTCCAAAAGAGCCTCTACGTCAACCAGTGCAAGAAGATGACGAAAGTGAAGACAGTGAATGGGAAGAGGTTGATCCTGAAGAAGACTTGGTTGGTGAAGCCAGTGACTCCTTTACACAACTTAAGGTAAATGAGAATCCTTCTAATGATGACATGGATGAAGATGAGGATGGTGATGATGACTTTGAAGGTTTGGATCCTTCTTGTTGCTTTATGTGCGATCTGGAGCATGATACAATAGAGAGCTGTATGGTACACATGCACAAGCAGCATGGGTTCTTCATCCCCGACATTGAGTATTTGAAAGATCCTAAGGGTTTTCTTACTTATCTCAGCCTCAAG GTTAAACGGGATTACATCTGTCTGTACTGTAATGAGAGATGTCATCCTTTCAGTAGTTTGGAGGCCGTCCGAAAGCATATGGAGGCTAAAGGTCACTGCAAGGTGCACTATGGTGATGGAACTGAAGATGAGGAAGCAGAACTAGAAGAATTTTATGATTACAGCAGCAG TTATGTGGATGCAGATGGGAATCAACTAGTTGCAGTTGATGACACGCAGAAAGCTGTTGAACTCGGTAGTGGTGGTGCTGAGCTAATTATAACCAGACAAAATAATGGTTCAACATTGACCAAAATGCTTGGATCAAGGGAATTCTTGAGATATTACCGTCAGAAACCACGTCCTACACCTGCAAATAATGCTATCACAGCTGCATTAGCCTCAAG GTACAAGAGCATGGGTCTAGCAACCGTGCAGTCAAGAGAGCATGTAGTCCGGATGAAAGTAATTAAGGCAATGAACAAGTCTGGGATTGAGGCCATGCGCTCTAAGATTGGTATGAAGAGCAATGTAATACGCAACCTCCCCAAGAACGTTCCGTATTAA
- the LOC105164936 gene encoding uncharacterized protein LOC105164936, with protein MVKEGSTPNTTMMEEIQLYTNWDNVICPICLDFPHNAVLLQCASYEKGCRSFVCDTDHLHSNCLDRFKQANGMSSGSLPPNSAEKLPSMGSGSDSKPQCPLCRGEVTGWVVVDKARVHLDEKKRCCEEEKCPFTGTYMELQKHAQVEHPHACPSKIDPARQLDWENFQQSSEIIDVLSTIHSEVPRGVVLGDYVIEYGDDNSGDDFDDFPGDEGNWWTSCILYQVFENFRTSRNRRRSRVSDSRRGNHRVSYDTSNSDEGSVSSAEYADYRADETDDEFVNARRASRRRTSQHSSRRRRSRFYDN; from the exons ATGGTGAAAGAGGGCTCCACACCAAACACAACTATGATGGAGGAGATTCAGTTGTATACCAACTGGGATAATGTCATATGTCCAATATGCTTGGACTTTCCCCACAATGCTGTTCTTCTTCAATGCGCATCATATGAAAAAGGATGCCGATCTTTTGTATGTGATACTGATCATTTGCATTCAAATTGTCTGGACCGCTTCAAACAAGCAAATGGGATGTCATCTGGTTCACTACCACCAAATTCTGCTGAAAAACTACCAAGTATGGGCTCAGGATCAGATAGCAAGCCACAATGCCCCTTGTGTCGGGGAGAAGTTACTGGATGGGTAGTAGTTGATAAGGCTCGTGTGCATTTGGATGAGAAAAAACGTTGTTGTGAAGAGGAAAAATGTCCATTTACAGGCACGTATATGGAGCTCCAAAAGCATGCACAAGTAGAGCATCCTCATGCTTGCCCTTCGAAAATTGATCCGGCACGCCAGCTTGATTGGGAAAATTTTCAGCAATCCTCCGAGATCATAGATGTATTAAGCACTATTCATTCAGAAGTCCCACGTGGGGTGGTACTTGGTGATTATGTGATAGAATATGGTGATGATAACTCTGGGGATGATTTTGATGACTTCCCTGGAGATGAGGGAAACTGGTGGACATCTTGCATATTATATCAggtatttgaaaattttaggacATCTAGAAACAGAAGAAGATCAAGGGTCAGTGATTCCAGAAGAGGAAACCACCGTGTGAGTTATGATACCTCAAACTCTGATGAGGGTTCTGTATCATCTGCAGAATATGCAGATTATAGGGCTGACGAGACGGACGATGAGTTTGTAAATGCAAGGCGAGCATCTAGACGAAGAACTAGCCAACACAG CTCTCGAAGGCGCCGCTCCCGCTTCTACGACAACTAG